The following proteins are co-located in the Malus sylvestris chromosome 13, drMalSylv7.2, whole genome shotgun sequence genome:
- the LOC126596951 gene encoding inactive leucine-rich repeat receptor-like protein kinase CORYNE — MDRRRRRSTSEMNNPIPRLLLLLLIFCCRQGAVQSQETEPPSPAKHPHSKNELQRIILSIVLGVLTGLICALLTALLVRCFVRYISRTPILKGPVIFSPKIDPKTLQLALASENRLLGSSPNGKYCRTVLDTGLIIAVKQLGPFSECGSPEAQSKAAKRRIQQELEVLAGLRHRHLMSLRAYVREHDRFSLVYDFVPNGSLEDAMNRVRETQLQLSWEVRLRIAVGVIKGLQYLHSYVPQIMHYNLKPTNVMLDSEFEPRLGDYGLAKLAPYLTGATSGYSAPECFQNGRYTDKSDIFSFGMILGVLLTGRDPTDPFFGEAASGGSLGRWLRHLQQAGEAREALDKSIIGEEGEEDDEMLMAVRISVVCLSDLPAERPSSDELVHMLTQLNSF; from the exons ATggatagaagaagaagaagaagcacctCGGAAATGAACAATCCAATCCCAAGGCTTCTCCTTTTGCTATTGATTTTCTGCTGCCGGCAAGGGGCTGTGCAGTCCCAAGAAACCGAACCTCCGTCACCGGCGAAGCATCCCCACTCGAAGAACGAGCTCCAAAGAATCATTCTGAGCATCGTGTTGGGAGTCCTGACCGGACTAATTTGTGCCCTCCTCACTGCACTCTTAGTCCGGTGCTTTGTCCGCTACATCAGCAGAACCCCAATTCTCAAAGGGCCCGTCATATTCTCCCCGAAAATCGACCCCAAAACGCTCCAATTAGCACTAGCTAGTGAAAACCGGTTGCTGGGTTCTAGCCCCAATGGGAAGTACTGCAGGACTGTTCTGGACACCGGGCTGATTATTGCAGTCAAGCAGCTCGGACCCTTTTCAGAGTGTGGCTCACCGGAGGCTCAGAGCAAGGCGGCGAAGCGGCGGATACAGCAGGAGCTTGAAGTGCTTGCTGGCCTGAGACACAGGCATTTGATGAGCCTGCGGGCTTATGTTCGCGAACACGATAGGTTCTCTTTGGTTTATGATTTTGTGCCTAATGGGAGCTTGGAGGATGCTATGAATAGAGTTAGAGAAACCCAGTTGCAGCTTAGTTGGGAAGTTCGGCTTCGGATTGCTGTCGGGGTGATTAAGGGGCTTCAGTATCTGCATTCGTATGTTCCTCAGATTATGCATTACAATTTAAAGCCTACAAATGTTATGTTGGATTCGGAGTTTGAGCCGAGGTTGGGAGATTACGGGTTGGCCAAGCTTGCGCCTTATTTGACTGGAGCAACATCTGGCTACAGTGCTCCAGAGTGTTTCCAGAATGGCAG GTACACCGATAAGAGCGACATTTTCAGCTTTGGGATGATATTGGGCGTTTTGTTAACCGGAAGAGATCCAACCGATCCCTTCTTTGGGGAAGCAGCTAGTGGGGGAAGTTTAGGGCGCTGGTTGCGGCACTTGCAGCAAGCAGGCGAGGCACGGGAAGCATTAGATAAGAGTATAATAGGGGAAGAAGGGGAGGAAGATGATGAGATGTTGATGGCAGTGCGAATCTCAGTGGTATGCCTATCTGATCTGCCCGCAGAGAGACCCTCAAGCGATGAACTTGTTCACATGCTAACCCAACTGAACAGTTTTTGA
- the LOC126596947 gene encoding ADP-ribosylation factor GTPase-activating protein AGD3-like isoform X1 has translation MHFTKLDDSPMFRKQILSMEENAETLRERSLRFYKGCRKYTEGLGEAYDGDIAFASALETFGGGHNDPISVAFGGPVMTKFTIALREIGTYKEVLRSQVEHMLNDRLLQFVNVDLHEVKEARKRFDKASLIYDQAREKFLSLRKGTKSDVVTLLEEELHNARTTFEQARFSLVTALSNVEAKKRFQFLEAVSGTMDAHLRYFKQGYELLHQMEPYINQVLTYAQQSRERSNYEQAALHERMQDYQRQVDRESRWSSNGSNGSPNGDGIQAIGRSSHKMIEAVMQSAAKGKVQTIRQGYLSKRSSNLRGDWKRRFFVLDSRGMLYYYRKQCSKPSGSGSQLSGQRNSSELGSGLLSRWLSSHYHGGVHDEKSVAHHTVNLLTSTIKVDADQSDLRFCFRIISPTKNYTLQAESALDQMDWIEKITGVIASLLSSQAPERFLPASPMGSHRRSASESSSFESSDFDHTGVEELVSERSLTSANSERPLRSSQHQRSSLKTEKTIDMLRRVCGNDKCADCGAPEPDWASLNLGVLVCIECSGVHRNLGVHISKVRSLTLDVKVWEPSVINLFQSLGNAFANSVWEELLQSRSAFQVDLISTGSYKSDKKQLVFISKPGQSDSIPVKEKFIHAKYAEKLFVRKPKDAQYTHLVAQQIWEGVRANDKKAVYRHIVNSEPDLNVLYEQAACNSSLTLAKVMLMHEQTSHDQSSSCLAGDSLDKSSPSSSNLSGTSEGQQVEDLDGCTLLHLACETADIGMLELLLQYGVNINVTDSRGQTPLDRCILRGKNTFAKLLLTRGADPRALNGEGKSPLELAVESNFDDSEVLAMLSDSNG, from the exons ATGCATTTCACTAAGCTCGATGACTCTCCTATGTTCCGCAAGCag ATACTATCCATGGAGGAAAATGCGGAAACGTTGAGGGAGAGAAGTTTGAGATTTTACAAAGGATGCCGAAAATACAC GGAAGGGCTTGGGGAAGCATATGATGGGGACATTGCTTTTGCTAGCGCCCTAGAAACTTTTGGCGGGGGGCATAATGATCCAATTAGTGTGGCTTTTGGAG GTCCTGTTATGACTAAATTTACAATCGCATTGAGAGAAATTGGGACGTACAAGGAAGTTCTTCGATCCCAG GTTGAGCATATGCTAAATGACAGACTGTTGCAATTTGTGAATGTTGATTTGCATGAAGTCAAG GAAGCACGGAAACGTTTTGACAAGGCTAGCCTTATTTATGACCAG GCTCGTGAGAAATTTCTCTCTCTGAGAAAAGGCACAAAGAGTGATGTGGTTACCCTTCTTGAGGAG GAACTTCATAATGCAAGAACTACATTTGAGCAAGCTCGTTTTAGTCTG GTGACTGCTCTTTCTAATGTTGAAGCGAAAAAGAGGTTTCAATTTCTGGAAGCGGTCAGTGGAACAATGGATGCACATCTTCGTTACTTCAAACAG GGTTATGAGTTGTTGCATCAAATGGAGCCATATATTAATCAG GTCTTGACATATGCTCAACAATCAAGAGAGAGATCCAACTATGAACAGGCTGCTCTTCATGAAAGGATGCAAGATTACCAACGACAGGTTGATCGAGAGAGTAGGTGGTCTTCTAATGGTTCTAATGGATCTCCTAATGGAGATGGGATACAAGCCATTGGTAGAAGTTCACATAAAATGATAGAGGCCGTTATGCAGTCTGCTGCAAAGGGAAAG GTTCAAACCATTAGGCAAGGTTACCTCTCAAAACGTTCCTCAAACTTGAGAGGTGACTGGAAGAGAAGGTTTTTTGTTCTTGATAGCCGAGGAATGCTCTATTACTATCGGAAACAATGCAGCAAACCATCC GGTTCTGGTAGTCAACTTTCTGGTCAGAGGAATAGTTCTGAGCTTGGTTCTGGACTGCTGAGTCGGTGGCTTTCTTCTCATTATCATGGTGGAGTGCATGATGAGAAATCTGTTGCTCATCACACAGTGAATCTGCTTACATCAACTATCAAAGTTGATGCTGACCAGTCAGATCTGAGGTTTTGTTTCAGAATCATTTCACCGACAAAGAATTATACTTTGCAG GCAGAGAGTGCACTTGATCAAATGGATTGGATTGAAAAGATAACAGGGGTTATTGCTTCATTACTTAGCTCTCAAGCTCCTGAGAGG TTTTTGCCTGCTAGTCCCATGGGAAGTCATCGTCGTTCTGCCAGTGAGAGTAGTTCATTTGAGAGTTCTGATTTTGATCACACTGGAGTTGAAGAACTTGTATCTGAGAGGAGCCTTACTTCTGCAAATTCTGAGCGCCCGTTGAGAAGCTCACAACACCAAAGATCTTCGTTAAAAACCGAAAAGACTATTGATATGCTACGACGAGTATGTGGGAATGATAAGTGTGCTGATTGTGGTGCCCCAGAGCCAGATTGGGCATCATTAAATCTTGGTGTTCTCGTTTGCATTGAGTGCTCTGGTGTTCATCGTAATCTTGGTGTACATATCTCAAAG GTAAGGTCTCTTACACTGGATGTCAAAGTGTGGGAGCCTTCCGTTATAAATTTGTTTCAGTCTTTGGGTAATGCCTTTGCCAACTCTGTCTGGGAGGAACTTTTGCAATCAAGAAGTGCCTTTCAGGTTGATCTTATATCCACAGG GTCATACAAGTCCGATAAAAAACAACTAGTTTTTATCAGCAAACCTGGTCAGAGTGATTCTATACCTGTAAAGGAGAAATTCATTCATGCAAAG TACGCAGAAAAGCTTTTTGTCCGGAAACCAAAAGATGCACAATATACTCATTTGGTAGCACAACAGATTTGGGAGGGTGTTCGCGCTAATGACAAGAAAGCTGTATATCGTCACATTGTTAATTCTGAGCCAGATTTGAATGTGTTGTATGAGCAAGCAGCTTGTAACTCTTCATTAACCCTTGCCAAAGTAATGCTGATGCATGAGCAGACTAGCCATGACCAAAGCTCGAGCTGCTTAGCTGGGGATTCGTTGGACAAGTCGTCTCCTAGCTCTTCAAACTTGAGTGGTACAAGTGAAGGCCAGCAGGTGGAGGATCTAGATGGTTGCACTCTGCTTCACCTGGCTTGTGAAACCGCAGACATTGGTATGCTTGAACTCCTCTTACAGTATGGAGTGAATATAAATGTGACTGATTCAAGAGGTCAAACACCACTCGACCGTTGTATTCTCAGAGGCAAAAACACATTCGCAAAATTGCTTCTTACAAG GGGAGCTGATCCACGGGCATTAAATGGGGAAGGAAAAAGCCCCCTCGAACTAGCAGTGGAGTCGAACTTTGATGATAGTGAAGTCCTTGCTATGTTATCAGACTCCAATGGGTGA
- the LOC126596947 gene encoding ADP-ribosylation factor GTPase-activating protein AGD3-like isoform X3 yields MTKFTIALREIGTYKEVLRSQVEHMLNDRLLQFVNVDLHEVKEARKRFDKASLIYDQAREKFLSLRKGTKSDVVTLLEEELHNARTTFEQARFSLVTALSNVEAKKRFQFLEAVSGTMDAHLRYFKQGYELLHQMEPYINQVLTYAQQSRERSNYEQAALHERMQDYQRQVDRESRWSSNGSNGSPNGDGIQAIGRSSHKMIEAVMQSAAKGKVQTIRQGYLSKRSSNLRGDWKRRFFVLDSRGMLYYYRKQCSKPSGSGSQLSGQRNSSELGSGLLSRWLSSHYHGGVHDEKSVAHHTVNLLTSTIKVDADQSDLRFCFRIISPTKNYTLQAESALDQMDWIEKITGVIASLLSSQAPERFLPASPMGSHRRSASESSSFESSDFDHTGVEELVSERSLTSANSERPLRSSQHQRSSLKTEKTIDMLRRVCGNDKCADCGAPEPDWASLNLGVLVCIECSGVHRNLGVHISKVRSLTLDVKVWEPSVINLFQSLGNAFANSVWEELLQSRSAFQVDLISTGSYKSDKKQLVFISKPGQSDSIPVKEKFIHAKYAEKLFVRKPKDAQYTHLVAQQIWEGVRANDKKAVYRHIVNSEPDLNVLYEQAACNSSLTLAKVMLMHEQTSHDQSSSCLAGDSLDKSSPSSSNLSGTSEGQQVEDLDGCTLLHLACETADIGMLELLLQYGVNINVTDSRGQTPLDRCILRGKNTFAKLLLTRGADPRALNGEGKSPLELAVESNFDDSEVLAMLSDSNG; encoded by the exons ATGACTAAATTTACAATCGCATTGAGAGAAATTGGGACGTACAAGGAAGTTCTTCGATCCCAG GTTGAGCATATGCTAAATGACAGACTGTTGCAATTTGTGAATGTTGATTTGCATGAAGTCAAG GAAGCACGGAAACGTTTTGACAAGGCTAGCCTTATTTATGACCAG GCTCGTGAGAAATTTCTCTCTCTGAGAAAAGGCACAAAGAGTGATGTGGTTACCCTTCTTGAGGAG GAACTTCATAATGCAAGAACTACATTTGAGCAAGCTCGTTTTAGTCTG GTGACTGCTCTTTCTAATGTTGAAGCGAAAAAGAGGTTTCAATTTCTGGAAGCGGTCAGTGGAACAATGGATGCACATCTTCGTTACTTCAAACAG GGTTATGAGTTGTTGCATCAAATGGAGCCATATATTAATCAG GTCTTGACATATGCTCAACAATCAAGAGAGAGATCCAACTATGAACAGGCTGCTCTTCATGAAAGGATGCAAGATTACCAACGACAGGTTGATCGAGAGAGTAGGTGGTCTTCTAATGGTTCTAATGGATCTCCTAATGGAGATGGGATACAAGCCATTGGTAGAAGTTCACATAAAATGATAGAGGCCGTTATGCAGTCTGCTGCAAAGGGAAAG GTTCAAACCATTAGGCAAGGTTACCTCTCAAAACGTTCCTCAAACTTGAGAGGTGACTGGAAGAGAAGGTTTTTTGTTCTTGATAGCCGAGGAATGCTCTATTACTATCGGAAACAATGCAGCAAACCATCC GGTTCTGGTAGTCAACTTTCTGGTCAGAGGAATAGTTCTGAGCTTGGTTCTGGACTGCTGAGTCGGTGGCTTTCTTCTCATTATCATGGTGGAGTGCATGATGAGAAATCTGTTGCTCATCACACAGTGAATCTGCTTACATCAACTATCAAAGTTGATGCTGACCAGTCAGATCTGAGGTTTTGTTTCAGAATCATTTCACCGACAAAGAATTATACTTTGCAG GCAGAGAGTGCACTTGATCAAATGGATTGGATTGAAAAGATAACAGGGGTTATTGCTTCATTACTTAGCTCTCAAGCTCCTGAGAGG TTTTTGCCTGCTAGTCCCATGGGAAGTCATCGTCGTTCTGCCAGTGAGAGTAGTTCATTTGAGAGTTCTGATTTTGATCACACTGGAGTTGAAGAACTTGTATCTGAGAGGAGCCTTACTTCTGCAAATTCTGAGCGCCCGTTGAGAAGCTCACAACACCAAAGATCTTCGTTAAAAACCGAAAAGACTATTGATATGCTACGACGAGTATGTGGGAATGATAAGTGTGCTGATTGTGGTGCCCCAGAGCCAGATTGGGCATCATTAAATCTTGGTGTTCTCGTTTGCATTGAGTGCTCTGGTGTTCATCGTAATCTTGGTGTACATATCTCAAAG GTAAGGTCTCTTACACTGGATGTCAAAGTGTGGGAGCCTTCCGTTATAAATTTGTTTCAGTCTTTGGGTAATGCCTTTGCCAACTCTGTCTGGGAGGAACTTTTGCAATCAAGAAGTGCCTTTCAGGTTGATCTTATATCCACAGG GTCATACAAGTCCGATAAAAAACAACTAGTTTTTATCAGCAAACCTGGTCAGAGTGATTCTATACCTGTAAAGGAGAAATTCATTCATGCAAAG TACGCAGAAAAGCTTTTTGTCCGGAAACCAAAAGATGCACAATATACTCATTTGGTAGCACAACAGATTTGGGAGGGTGTTCGCGCTAATGACAAGAAAGCTGTATATCGTCACATTGTTAATTCTGAGCCAGATTTGAATGTGTTGTATGAGCAAGCAGCTTGTAACTCTTCATTAACCCTTGCCAAAGTAATGCTGATGCATGAGCAGACTAGCCATGACCAAAGCTCGAGCTGCTTAGCTGGGGATTCGTTGGACAAGTCGTCTCCTAGCTCTTCAAACTTGAGTGGTACAAGTGAAGGCCAGCAGGTGGAGGATCTAGATGGTTGCACTCTGCTTCACCTGGCTTGTGAAACCGCAGACATTGGTATGCTTGAACTCCTCTTACAGTATGGAGTGAATATAAATGTGACTGATTCAAGAGGTCAAACACCACTCGACCGTTGTATTCTCAGAGGCAAAAACACATTCGCAAAATTGCTTCTTACAAG GGGAGCTGATCCACGGGCATTAAATGGGGAAGGAAAAAGCCCCCTCGAACTAGCAGTGGAGTCGAACTTTGATGATAGTGAAGTCCTTGCTATGTTATCAGACTCCAATGGGTGA
- the LOC126596947 gene encoding ADP-ribosylation factor GTPase-activating protein AGD3-like isoform X2 produces the protein MHFTKLDDSPMFRKQILSMEENAETLRERSLRFYKGCRKYTEGLGEAYDGDIAFASALETFGGGHNDPISVAFGGPVMTKFTIALREIGTYKEVLRSQVEHMLNDRLLQFVNVDLHEVKEARKRFDKASLIYDQAREKFLSLRKGTKSDVVTLLEEELHNARTTFEQARFSLVTALSNVEAKKRFQFLEAVSGTMDAHLRYFKQGYELLHQMEPYINQVLTYAQQSRERSNYEQAALHERMQDYQRQVDRESRWSSNGSNGSPNGDGIQAIGRSSHKMIEAVMQSAAKGKVQTIRQGYLSKRSSNLRGDWKRRFFVLDSRGMLYYYRKQCSKPSGSGSQLSGQRNSSELGSGLLSRWLSSHYHGGVHDEKSVAHHTVNLLTSTIKVDADQSDLRFCFRIISPTKNYTLQAESALDQMDWIEKITGVIASLLSSQAPERFLPASPMGSHRRSASESSSFESSDFDHTGVEELVSERSLTSANSERPLRSSQHQRSSLKTEKTIDMLRRVCGNDKCADCGAPEPDWASLNLGVLVCIECSGVHRNLGVHISKVRSLTLDVKVWEPSVINLFQSLGNAFANSVWEELLQSRSAFQVDLISTGSDKKQLVFISKPGQSDSIPVKEKFIHAKYAEKLFVRKPKDAQYTHLVAQQIWEGVRANDKKAVYRHIVNSEPDLNVLYEQAACNSSLTLAKVMLMHEQTSHDQSSSCLAGDSLDKSSPSSSNLSGTSEGQQVEDLDGCTLLHLACETADIGMLELLLQYGVNINVTDSRGQTPLDRCILRGKNTFAKLLLTRGADPRALNGEGKSPLELAVESNFDDSEVLAMLSDSNG, from the exons ATGCATTTCACTAAGCTCGATGACTCTCCTATGTTCCGCAAGCag ATACTATCCATGGAGGAAAATGCGGAAACGTTGAGGGAGAGAAGTTTGAGATTTTACAAAGGATGCCGAAAATACAC GGAAGGGCTTGGGGAAGCATATGATGGGGACATTGCTTTTGCTAGCGCCCTAGAAACTTTTGGCGGGGGGCATAATGATCCAATTAGTGTGGCTTTTGGAG GTCCTGTTATGACTAAATTTACAATCGCATTGAGAGAAATTGGGACGTACAAGGAAGTTCTTCGATCCCAG GTTGAGCATATGCTAAATGACAGACTGTTGCAATTTGTGAATGTTGATTTGCATGAAGTCAAG GAAGCACGGAAACGTTTTGACAAGGCTAGCCTTATTTATGACCAG GCTCGTGAGAAATTTCTCTCTCTGAGAAAAGGCACAAAGAGTGATGTGGTTACCCTTCTTGAGGAG GAACTTCATAATGCAAGAACTACATTTGAGCAAGCTCGTTTTAGTCTG GTGACTGCTCTTTCTAATGTTGAAGCGAAAAAGAGGTTTCAATTTCTGGAAGCGGTCAGTGGAACAATGGATGCACATCTTCGTTACTTCAAACAG GGTTATGAGTTGTTGCATCAAATGGAGCCATATATTAATCAG GTCTTGACATATGCTCAACAATCAAGAGAGAGATCCAACTATGAACAGGCTGCTCTTCATGAAAGGATGCAAGATTACCAACGACAGGTTGATCGAGAGAGTAGGTGGTCTTCTAATGGTTCTAATGGATCTCCTAATGGAGATGGGATACAAGCCATTGGTAGAAGTTCACATAAAATGATAGAGGCCGTTATGCAGTCTGCTGCAAAGGGAAAG GTTCAAACCATTAGGCAAGGTTACCTCTCAAAACGTTCCTCAAACTTGAGAGGTGACTGGAAGAGAAGGTTTTTTGTTCTTGATAGCCGAGGAATGCTCTATTACTATCGGAAACAATGCAGCAAACCATCC GGTTCTGGTAGTCAACTTTCTGGTCAGAGGAATAGTTCTGAGCTTGGTTCTGGACTGCTGAGTCGGTGGCTTTCTTCTCATTATCATGGTGGAGTGCATGATGAGAAATCTGTTGCTCATCACACAGTGAATCTGCTTACATCAACTATCAAAGTTGATGCTGACCAGTCAGATCTGAGGTTTTGTTTCAGAATCATTTCACCGACAAAGAATTATACTTTGCAG GCAGAGAGTGCACTTGATCAAATGGATTGGATTGAAAAGATAACAGGGGTTATTGCTTCATTACTTAGCTCTCAAGCTCCTGAGAGG TTTTTGCCTGCTAGTCCCATGGGAAGTCATCGTCGTTCTGCCAGTGAGAGTAGTTCATTTGAGAGTTCTGATTTTGATCACACTGGAGTTGAAGAACTTGTATCTGAGAGGAGCCTTACTTCTGCAAATTCTGAGCGCCCGTTGAGAAGCTCACAACACCAAAGATCTTCGTTAAAAACCGAAAAGACTATTGATATGCTACGACGAGTATGTGGGAATGATAAGTGTGCTGATTGTGGTGCCCCAGAGCCAGATTGGGCATCATTAAATCTTGGTGTTCTCGTTTGCATTGAGTGCTCTGGTGTTCATCGTAATCTTGGTGTACATATCTCAAAG GTAAGGTCTCTTACACTGGATGTCAAAGTGTGGGAGCCTTCCGTTATAAATTTGTTTCAGTCTTTGGGTAATGCCTTTGCCAACTCTGTCTGGGAGGAACTTTTGCAATCAAGAAGTGCCTTTCAGGTTGATCTTATATCCACAGGGT CCGATAAAAAACAACTAGTTTTTATCAGCAAACCTGGTCAGAGTGATTCTATACCTGTAAAGGAGAAATTCATTCATGCAAAG TACGCAGAAAAGCTTTTTGTCCGGAAACCAAAAGATGCACAATATACTCATTTGGTAGCACAACAGATTTGGGAGGGTGTTCGCGCTAATGACAAGAAAGCTGTATATCGTCACATTGTTAATTCTGAGCCAGATTTGAATGTGTTGTATGAGCAAGCAGCTTGTAACTCTTCATTAACCCTTGCCAAAGTAATGCTGATGCATGAGCAGACTAGCCATGACCAAAGCTCGAGCTGCTTAGCTGGGGATTCGTTGGACAAGTCGTCTCCTAGCTCTTCAAACTTGAGTGGTACAAGTGAAGGCCAGCAGGTGGAGGATCTAGATGGTTGCACTCTGCTTCACCTGGCTTGTGAAACCGCAGACATTGGTATGCTTGAACTCCTCTTACAGTATGGAGTGAATATAAATGTGACTGATTCAAGAGGTCAAACACCACTCGACCGTTGTATTCTCAGAGGCAAAAACACATTCGCAAAATTGCTTCTTACAAG GGGAGCTGATCCACGGGCATTAAATGGGGAAGGAAAAAGCCCCCTCGAACTAGCAGTGGAGTCGAACTTTGATGATAGTGAAGTCCTTGCTATGTTATCAGACTCCAATGGGTGA
- the LOC126596952 gene encoding uncharacterized protein LOC126596952, which translates to MGDSFRVRADKVFGSIPSSTSSFPKVQQSSPWSVTGEAVERREWKRGKDAGTSSNRDQTPCSSSFLEDEWGIKASIGKDPTLDFEEEEDEYDKVAAGTEGISDRLYMDEIANHGPFLNSQNVLHGSNKDPRANFLAAKLRLKEDDAEARKSNSTLAAALPVKKQTVESPEDGGRPKSILKRKGYTSDTKVQKRVRFDPAFVAHSHSKEAEVRSDVNGMVSGPSPFSIKAKSKLAKYRQVPDYLVNPSKYTYYSFDTTAKVDEVANAQACTEYLTPDESSNSESRSETEDSSPKLPVSVTFVSKKNRGDDNAVNDSKKMKLDKEDDKTESLKQAGIPVGIAAVEVQSDVRAVEEEGSQPSAPVASVCVQKSGRKYRKKTVSDESDS; encoded by the exons ATGGGCGACAGCTTCAGAGTTCGCGCGGACAAGGTTTTTGGATCGATCCCTTCGTCGACCTCGTCGTTCCCGAAAGTACAGCAATCCTCGCCCTGGTCCGTTACCGGAGAAGCGGTCGAGCGCAGAGAATGGAAGCGGGGCAAGGACGCCGGTACCTCCTCCAACAGAGACCAAACGCCGTGCTCGTCGTCGTTTCTGGAGGACGAATGGGGGATCAAAGCGTCGATCGGCAAGGACCCCACTCTGGATTTCGag gaagaggaagatgaaTATGACAAAGTGGCGGCGGGAACAGAAGGCATAAGCGACCGTTTGTACATGGATGAGATTGCCAATCATGGGCCCTTTTTAAATTCTCAAAATGTGcttcatggtagcaacaaagaTCCGCGTGCCAATTTCCTGGCTGCTAAACTTCGGCTGAAAGAAGATGATGCTGAAGCTCGAAAGTCGAATTCTACCCTGGCTGCTGCTTTACCAGTCAAGAAACAGACTGTAGAATCACCTGAAGATGGTGGCCGGCCAAAGTCTATATTGAAAAGGAAAGGCTATACCTCAGATACGAAGGTGCAGAAACGTGTCAGGTTTGATCCTGCTTTTGTAGCTCATAGTCATTCTAAAGAAGCAGAAGTTCGGTCTGATGTGAATGGAATGGTTTCAGGTCCAAGCCCTTTCTCTATTAAAGCAAAAAGCAAGCTCGCAAAATACCGTCAGGTACCTGATTATTTGGTGAATCCTTCAAAGTATACATATTATAGCTTCGATACAACAGCCAAAGTCGATGAAGTTGCCAACGCCCAGGCTTGTACAGAGTACCTTACTCCGGATGAGAGTTCAAATTCAGAGTCAAGGTCAGAGACAGAGGATTCTTCACCTAAACTTCCTGTGTCTGTGACCTTTGTTTCAAAGAAGAATAGAGGGGATGACAATGCAGTTAATGATAGCAAAAAAATGAAGTTAGACAAGGAAGATGACAAAACGGAGTCCTTAAAACAAGCAGGCATCCCTGTTGGCATTGCAGCCGTTGAAGTCCAAAGTGATGTTCGTGCGGTCGAGGAAGAAGGTTCGCAACCAAGTGCACCAGTTGCAAGTGTTTGTGTACAGAAATCTGGACGGAAGTATCGGAAAAAAACAGTATCTGATGAGTCTGATTCTTGA